Below is a genomic region from Elusimicrobiota bacterium.
CGGCCTCGGTCCCATGGCGCCGGCGCGGAAGAAGGATGTCGCCCGCCTGGGCATGAAGGCTTTGATCGGCGGCTCGCTGGCGTGCTTCACCACCGCCTGCATCGTCGGTGTCCTGATCCCGTAACCCGGTCTTTGGGCCTAGCGCCGGGGCGGCCTTTTGGCCCATGGCGGCCCGAGGGGGCTCCCTCTATAATAGGTGTATAATATCCTCGAGGTACCAATCATGAAAACGGCTGCCGGCCGCTTCCTGCTCATTCTCTGCCTGTCCGCCCAGCCGCTCTGGGCCGGGCCCGTCGGCGTCGAGGCCCAGAAGGCCGGCACCACCAATCCCAACACGGGCCTGACCGGCGGCAACCCCACCACCAACAACAACTCCGGCCTGGGCTCGGGCGGCATCACGACCCAGCAGCTGCCCATGACCGGAACGCTCGGCGCGCCCGGCAGCATGACGCCGACTCCGACGGTCCAGACCAACAAGCCGGTGACCGCGGCCCCCATCGTGCCGGGCTCCATCGTGACTCCCTCGGGCAATACCCCCGAGACGACCACGCCGCAGCAGGGCCTGACCCAGACTCCCGTCACCAAGACCAATGCCCCCGCGCCCCAGAAGGGCGTGGAGAACGCGGTCTCACCCGCGGCCCTGCCGGGAGGCTTCACCGCCTCCGACCAGGCCGCCCCCGCCGCGGGCAAGACCTTGGAGACCGGGGTCCAGGCCATCCGGCAGGGCGCCTCCGCCGAGGCCGCGGGCATGGGCGAGAGCGCCGTGCACCAGGCCCTCGACCGCATCTTCGACGCGTCGCACGCCGCCCCGGCCCAGGGGCAGGGGCTCGTCGGCATCGCCGGCTCCCAAGCCCCCATCGCGGACAAGATCAAGAAGACGGTGGCCCTGGCCAACACGTCCGCGCCCCGCAACGCCCCCGACCTCTACATCTCCGCCATCAAGACCGCGGAGGATTCATTCCCGACCCAGGTCGCGGGAGAGGTCAAGCTTGCGGTGCTCGATTACGCGGCCCGCAAGGCCGCCACCGCTCTGCCGGAGCTGTCCAACCAGGCCTACCAGTCCGCGGCCGGCGGCGCGGTGACCGAGGTCAAGAAGGCCTTCGCTTCCCTGAATAAATGGGAGAAGCTCCTGGGCCAGCCCGGCCGGCCTTTGATCGCCAACCGCGAGCGGCTCGAATCCGACGTGGCGCGGGTCCTTGACGAGGGGACCAAGGCCGCGGCCGAGGGCCGCGGCTTCTCCGCGCCCCGCATCTGGTTCGCCCGCGTAGGCGCGCTCTCTTTCAACGCTGTGCTGCCCACGGCCTCGGTGGCCGCGGTCCCGGCGGAGCTGGCCGAGTCCTTGGCGCTCAAGGACGCGCTGGCCCCCACGCCGCTGCCCGCGCAGGCCTTCATGGCCTTCCAGGCCCGGCCGTCCTTGGCCAACGGCTTCAATCTCGTCTACCAGGCGCATCGCGGCGCCGGCCGTTCCACCGTGGGCAGCGCCTATGCCGCGGCTTCCTATGGCTTCAAGGCCTTCCTGGCGCGGCTCTGGCACGCGGTCCGGGACTTCGTCCTGCGCCTGGCGGGCCGCGCGCCGGCCACGGCCATCGGCCAAGGCTTCTCCGTGACGCCGTCCGCCGCGCTGGCCCAGCCGGCCCGCAGCGACACCGTGTCGTTGTCCGGAGCCCACCTGCAGGTGGCCCGCTCCCAGGAGGCCCTGCCGGACTGGCGGCGGTCCCTGGAAGCGATCAACGCCCTGCAGGCCGAGCACGCCTTGGCCCGGGGCCTGCTGTCCCGCCAGGCCCCGCTGGACCTGCAGACGGCGCGCGTCATCCTCGGCTTGGCGTCGGCCATGGCTTCCAACGCCGCCGTCATCACGGGCGAGGATGCTGGTTCCGGCGTGGTGCGCAACATCTCCAGCCGCCTGGAGCAGTCGGCCCGGGAGGAGGGCTTGGGGCCCAGGTCGCGGCTCACGCCGGCCATGACCCGGCTCATCTCCGATCCCGAGGGCGGCAGCCTCAGGCAGTGGCTCGCCCGCCTCCAGGAGAGCAGCCAGGAGCGCGTCTTGGCCGTCACCGGGCAGGTGAAGGCCAACCTCTCGCTCTCGCGCCAGGGCGGCGCGGCTTGGGCCCTGACCGATCTGGGCAGCCTTGCCCCCGCGGCCGGGGGCCGCCTCACCGGCGCCGGCCTGCGCGCCGCCGCGCGCTTGTTCATCGACGCGGGTGCTGTGCCGCAAGGCTCCTTCGTGGTGATGGACCGGGTCCTGCTCGGACGCTGGGACGGGGAGCGGGGCCGCGGCAAGGTCCTGGCCGTGCTCGCGTCGGCGGCCGAGGGCGGCGCCGTCCGCATCCTCTATGAGAACCCGGCCGGCGTGGCCGCGGCCGCTCAGCTGCTCAACGGCCTGGGACTGGCGGTCGAGACCCGCGGCCAGGCCCTCTCCGCATCCTTGAGCGCGCAGGTCTCCGACGCGGGCGGCGCGGCTTTGGCCGCGACCTTGTCCCAGGCCGTCAACGCTCTGCAGACGGGGCGCGAGCCCGGTCCCGCGGTCTCCGGCGCGACGCGCGGCGAGAACGCTGCGGCGGTGCGCAAGCTGATCTCGGACCTCAAGGGTCAGAAAGCCGCGGCCGTGGCACAGGCCCTGCAGAGCGCCGCGCCCGAGGCCCTGCGCTTGGTCACCATCGGCCGGGTGGACGGCTCTTGGGCGCAGAGCGGACGCCTCGTCCTCGACGATGGGCGGGTCTTGACGGTCACCCTCCTCAAGGATCCGGAGTCCGGTCTCTTCACCGCGGCCCGGGCCGAAGTCAGCGGTCCCGGCGAGAAGCCCCGCGTGCTGGCGCCTGCGGAACTCGGCGTGCTCTTGCGCGGCGAATGATCCTGGCCGCGGCTCTGGCTCTGGGGGTCTCGCCGGCTTGGGCCTATCCCTCCTTGCCGGGCGCGGTCCTGAGCCTCGGCGCGGGCCGGACCGTGACGGCGCGCCTCACCTACGACCCCAGCCGGGCCAAGGAGGGCGGCGCCATCCTGGTCCTGCCCGGGTTCAACGACTCCGACGCGGCCGCGGCCCGTCTGGCCGAGGCCTTGGTCCTGGGCTCGGGCGGAGTCCTGAGCCCGGGAGCCGCTTTCGCGCGCAGCCACCGCATCCCGGCCGTGGCTCCGGAGTCGGCGCGCTGGGTGGGCGGCGTCCTGGAAGCCCAGGCCCCGGTCCTGGGCCGCGCGCAGCGGGAGGGCGGAGTCTCCTTCCAGGTGGCCGAGGACACGGTCCTGGTCCGGCTCCAGGAGGGCGATGTGGCGACCGTGGATCCTGTCCGCGGCACCGTGGCCGTGTCCGCGCCGGAGGATGCGCAGGCCGACTTGGCCTCGGCCGAGGCTCTGCGCGCCTACGACGGCCTGCGCGACGCTCAGGCCCTCCTGCATTGGTGGGAGGCGCGCCAGGAGAGCGAGCCGCGCGCGGGGGCGCTGCTCGTGGCGCAGTTGGCGGGGCGGGTCGCAGACGGCGGCGCTCGCGCCGACGACCTCAAGGAGGTGAGCCGGGCCGTGGCCGCGGCATTGCCTGCGGCGCAGAGGCAGCGCCTCACCGAGGAGGAGCGGCGGGTCCTGGGCGAGGCGGCCTCCGGGACCGAGCGGTCCTTGCGCGACGAGCTGGCCTCGGTCCGGGAGGCCGCCACCGCGCTGGCCGTGGACCGAATCTTGGCCCGGGCCCAGCCGCGCTGGGACGGCTTGAAGTCATTGGCGGAGCTCCTCGGCCAGAAGGCCGAGCTGCGCGGCTGCGCGGCCCTTTGGTCCGAGCTCGGCCGCGCGGCCGAGCAGCGACGGGCCCAGCTGAAAGCCGGGCCCGCCGGCGACGGCCTGGCCGCGACGGCCGCCGCGGCCGGGGCTTCGGTGCCTCCCCGCGCCGTGCTCGGGCCCGAGTTCTTCCGGCGGTTCTTCGGCGAAGGCCGCCTGGAGGCGCGCGTCGCGGAGCTCTCCGGCGACGCATCCATGGGCCTGCGGCGCAAGTCCGCCCGCATCCGGGAGCTCATCCTGGGCCGCCGCATCGCGGCGAGCTCCGAGCTGGGCCGGGACCTGCTCGGCCGTCTGCCTCAGGCCGAGACCTACTCGGTCTCCGGGGCGTATGAGGATTTCCCCCAGGTGCCCCGCGCCGAGGTGCTGGGCAAGGTCGTGGAAGCCTGGGCCGCGGGCTTCGATCCCGGTCCCCTGGGCGAGCGCAAGCGCGCCGCACAGGGAGGACTCGTCGCCGAGCCGGATTCGGCGGTGACCGTCTCGGCCGCCGTGCAGGCCGAGGTGTCCGGCACGGTGTTCAGCCGGGACCCGGCCAGCGGCCGCCGGGAGCGCATCGTGGTCTCGGCGGCCAAGCCGGGACCCGAGGCTGCGCAGGAGTACACGCTCGACCGCAAGAGCGGCCGCGAGGTCCGGCCGGCTCTGGCGGGCGCGTCGGACCGCCTGCTGCAGGCCGAGGACTTGGCCGTGCTGGCCCGGGCTGCGCGGTCCTTGGATGACGGCGAGGGCCGCGGCGTGGAGCTCGAGTTCTGCCGAGCTACGGGCCGGCTCTACCTGTTGGGTTCCCGGGGCATCCCGGGCTTGGGCGAGGAGCCCGCGCGCGCCGCCCCTTTCACCGTGGCCGCGCCCGCTTCGGACCTGACCCTGCCGATCCAGCGCCTGCGCTGATTCACCTCCGCGCGGCCCGGATGCCTCCCAGAGCCGACTTGAGCTCGGAGAGCTCCTCTGCGTCGAAGAAGCCGGTGGCCAGGAGCAGCGCCGGGAACGCCGTGAGCAGGGCCAGGCGCAGCAGCACGTGCTCGAAAGGTTGTATGGGCCTGCCCCAGGTCCAGAAGGCGCAGACGCTCAGGACCAGGCAGGCCGCGACGTGCCCCAGCCGCCGGTACTCGTAATCCAAGGGATAGACGCGCCGTCCCATGAGGAAGAGCGCGACGGCCATGGCGCTGTAGGCGAACAAGGTGGCCAGGGCGGCGCCCATGAGGCCCCAGCGCGGGATCATGAGCAGGTTGCAGACGACGTTCACGGCCGCCCCGGTCCCGGTGGCGTAAGCGACCAGGTCGGTGCGTTTGGCCAAGGTGACCGGCGCGAGCAGGTTGACGTAGATGCCGTTGCAGAGATAGCCCAAGGTCACCACCGGCACGATGCTCAGGCCGGCCCAGTAGGCGGGATGGATGAGGGTCTTGCCGCGCAGCAGCGGCAGGGCCGCGAAATCCGGGATGAAGAAGGTCACGGCCAGGAACAGGAACGAGGCGCCGACCACGAAATAGGTCAGGACGCGCGCGAAGATCTCCTTGTGCCCGGGCTCGGCGGCGCGCTGGATGAAGAAGGGGCGCCAGGCCGCGTCGAACATGTTGACCACCATCATCATGAAGATGCCCAGGCGGTAGTTGGCCTGGTAGATGCCGACGGTGGCGTCGTCGGTGAGGCGCTGGAGGATGGGCCGGTCGATGACCTGCACCATCATGGAGGCCAAGCCCGCGGGCACCAGCGGCAAAGCGAAGCGCAGGAGCTGGGGGAAGAGCGCGCGGTCGAAGCGCGGCTCCAGGCGCAGCCAGAGCACGGGCGCCACCATGGCGAAGGTGGCGCAGGCGGTGATGAGGCTGGCCAGGAAGACCCCGCGCACTCCCATGGGGATGCGCACCAGGAAGAGGTAGTTGAGCGTGATGTTCAAGACGATGTTGACGACCTTGATGCCTGCGTAGGCCGCGGGCTTGTGCGTCAGGCGCAGTTCCGCGAAGGGCACCAGGCAGAGGGTGTCCAAGGCCATGATCCAGGCGGAGTAGCGGATGATGTCGGCGAGCTCGGGCGGCACCAAGGCCAGGGCCGCCAGGGGGCCGGCGCTGAGATGGATGAGCCCGGAGAAGAGCAAGGAGGTGGTGAGCAAAGACCAGAAGGGCGTGGAGAAATCGCCCGTGTCCCCCCCGGTCCCGGCCGTATTGCGGGAGAAGCGCATGAAGGCGAAGTCCATGCCGTGGCTGTAGAGCACGTTGCACAGGCCGATGTAGGTGAAGACCGTGGCCACCACGCCGTAGTCGGCCGGTGAGAGGCAGTGGGTGTAGAGCGGCAGCAGGAGGAAGTTGAGCAGGCGGCCGACCACGGTGGAGAGGCCGTAGACCATGGTCTCGCGGCCCAGGCGCTTGAGCTCGCCGAGCATCACTAAGCCTTGCGGAAGGTGAAGCCGCAGGGAACCGGCGCGCCCAAGGAGTCGCGGTCCTGCAGGTCGCGCTCGTCGATGGGGAAGAAGGTGCAGTTGTCGGGCTTGCGGCCGTGGATGCGGCAGCGGCTGCTGCCGTCGGCCAGGTTCTGCAGGAAGGGGCATTCGAAGACCAGCTTGCAGCAGAGCCCGCAGCGCGCGCAGACGCCCTGGCGCAGCTTCTGCATCCGGGCGATGTAGCCCTCCTGGACGGTGTGCAGGGCGAAGCGCCGCAGCTTGCCCATGCCTTGGGCCACCTTGGCCTTGACCTTGGGCGGGAGCTTGGGGGTCTTGAGCTTCGACGACTTCAGGGCGCGCAGAGGGGACATGGGCCTTTCTCAATGACCATTGTATACCTTTTGGTCCAGGGTCTCAAATTCCTATCATAGGAGCATGACCCCGGGGTCCGGCCAGCGCGCGCCGTCGCGGCTCGAGTCTTTGGCCGAGCCGTGGCGCACCCGCCTCCAGCTCGAGCGCTTGAAGCCCCACTTGGAGTCCCGGGCCTACGAGTTCGCCATCCTGGGCGATGTGGAGCCCTGCCGCTTCGGGCTGCTGCGCCTGGTCTTCAACCGGCCCCGGGTCTTCGCCCGGCAGCTGCGGGCCATCCAGGAGGGGCCCGCGGCCTTCTGCGTGCAGCTGGGCGACATGGTGGGCCGGGGATCTCCGCGCTATTACGGCCGTTTCCTGGAGGAGCTGGGCCGGCTCGGGGTGCGCAAGCCCTATCTGACGGTGATCGGCAACCACGACCGCTCCCGGCCCAACGGCCCGTCCGACTCCGCGCTCTACCGGCATCTCTTCGGGGCCTGCAACTACTCCTTCGACTTCGGCGCGGCGCGCTTCGTGGTGCTGGACACGAGCTACCACCGCCTGCGCCCGGCCCAGCTGCGCTGGCTCAAGCACGTGCTGGAGACGCGCCTGCGCAAGATCATCTTCACCCACATGGGGCCGGTGCAGCTGGGGCTGTGGGGCGGCTCCATCGCGCACGCCCACGGGGGCTTCTCCTGGGGGGCTCGGGAGTTCACGGAGCTGGTGGCGGCCAAGGGCGTGGACCGCGTCTACGTGGGCCACGTGCACGCCTTCGGCGTGCAGGACTACCTGGGGGTGCGCTACGTGCTGACCGGGGGCGGGGGCTCGGCGCTGTTCCCCTCGGGCGCGCCGGACCGT
It encodes:
- a CDS encoding oligosaccharide flippase family protein, with the translated sequence MLGELKRLGRETMVYGLSTVVGRLLNFLLLPLYTHCLSPADYGVVATVFTYIGLCNVLYSHGMDFAFMRFSRNTAGTGGDTGDFSTPFWSLLTTSLLFSGLIHLSAGPLAALALVPPELADIIRYSAWIMALDTLCLVPFAELRLTHKPAAYAGIKVVNIVLNITLNYLFLVRIPMGVRGVFLASLITACATFAMVAPVLWLRLEPRFDRALFPQLLRFALPLVPAGLASMMVQVIDRPILQRLTDDATVGIYQANYRLGIFMMMVVNMFDAAWRPFFIQRAAEPGHKEIFARVLTYFVVGASFLFLAVTFFIPDFAALPLLRGKTLIHPAYWAGLSIVPVVTLGYLCNGIYVNLLAPVTLAKRTDLVAYATGTGAAVNVVCNLLMIPRWGLMGAALATLFAYSAMAVALFLMGRRVYPLDYEYRRLGHVAACLVLSVCAFWTWGRPIQPFEHVLLRLALLTAFPALLLATGFFDAEELSELKSALGGIRAARR
- a CDS encoding PEP-utilizing enzyme; this translates as MILAAALALGVSPAWAYPSLPGAVLSLGAGRTVTARLTYDPSRAKEGGAILVLPGFNDSDAAAARLAEALVLGSGGVLSPGAAFARSHRIPAVAPESARWVGGVLEAQAPVLGRAQREGGVSFQVAEDTVLVRLQEGDVATVDPVRGTVAVSAPEDAQADLASAEALRAYDGLRDAQALLHWWEARQESEPRAGALLVAQLAGRVADGGARADDLKEVSRAVAAALPAAQRQRLTEEERRVLGEAASGTERSLRDELASVREAATALAVDRILARAQPRWDGLKSLAELLGQKAELRGCAALWSELGRAAEQRRAQLKAGPAGDGLAATAAAAGASVPPRAVLGPEFFRRFFGEGRLEARVAELSGDASMGLRRKSARIRELILGRRIAASSELGRDLLGRLPQAETYSVSGAYEDFPQVPRAEVLGKVVEAWAAGFDPGPLGERKRAAQGGLVAEPDSAVTVSAAVQAEVSGTVFSRDPASGRRERIVVSAAKPGPEAAQEYTLDRKSGREVRPALAGASDRLLQAEDLAVLARAARSLDDGEGRGVELEFCRATGRLYLLGSRGIPGLGEEPARAAPFTVAAPASDLTLPIQRLR
- a CDS encoding metallophosphoesterase, giving the protein MTPGSGQRAPSRLESLAEPWRTRLQLERLKPHLESRAYEFAILGDVEPCRFGLLRLVFNRPRVFARQLRAIQEGPAAFCVQLGDMVGRGSPRYYGRFLEELGRLGVRKPYLTVIGNHDRSRPNGPSDSALYRHLFGACNYSFDFGAARFVVLDTSYHRLRPAQLRWLKHVLETRLRKIIFTHMGPVQLGLWGGSIAHAHGGFSWGAREFTELVAAKGVDRVYVGHVHAFGVQDYLGVRYVLTGGGGSALFPSGAPDRFHHYLTVSVDPGGIRERVHPLEGHSFAVPAGTVLLPPVPVSWPARVVHHAKRLVKGGG